Proteins from a single region of bacterium:
- a CDS encoding response regulator, which translates to MKLIDNWQFRVVVAVFLIVAIAVPSLVFLLPFQLPEPALLNLQSLTVRLGIWMFCVAAGVFLLIINLQSLIKKHEVTKKSQQFDLLNAIHETLIREIELEKVLEKIIELAIKAIPAAEKGCVLILNEEKRYLEVRAQKGYDDLPANFHIKLGEGYGGEAVSQGKNFLIHDLDKEDARLRTIKSFASNRPRIKSAVTSVLKIRDRFVGTISLENGTVTHAFTEHDLKLLASLASPASLAIENAMLYESVRKHSRELEMLNRVNFDLIQSLDLQTVLQKVIDSAITAIPKAKMGTVLLLDEENKNLVVKAFRGYDPEVLKGFVLPVGKGFSGVAVSQRKNFIISDLSLPLYKKFWLKEEQSAPMKIRSAMTAVLQVKDKLIGTISLENPHESDVFKENDLKILTSFASQAAMAIENAKFYETLEKEVEQRTFKLREMNMKIVEADRLKSEFLANMSHELRTPLNAIIGFSELLLDETQEEEVKNKRECLIDIHQSGKHLLQLINDILDLSKIEAGKMELHLENFIFTDLIYSVQRTVTPLLDKKAQKLKIEIPKDFPVIFADPKKIRQVMLNLVSNAIKFSPSQTDICVTSSYHEEKKGNAFEIVVADHGRGIREEDQKIIFDEFRQVDGSTTREDQGTGLGLALCRRLVEMHGGRIWVESTYGQGSAFKVRIPQSQLKMEEVIGNLHQGGSYSSDFILVVEDDLQSANLMKRFLELEGYRVVNVRNGNEVLTEAKKIRPLAITLDIMLPGKDGWDVLQELKSDSVTQAIPVFIVSVMDKKDKAYSLHADDYFVKPLDRIQMLNRIGALKKRNGAKNQIDRIMVVDDDDNALFLTTSFLEKEGFIVMNARDGRKALDMIRMDRPDLVILDLLMPNMSGFEMMEIMRNENELKDIPVIVLTAKELTPEDREHMSGQVKKFMQKASYSIHDLLYEIKRVVG; encoded by the coding sequence ATGAAGCTGATTGATAACTGGCAATTCAGGGTCGTTGTCGCCGTTTTTCTTATTGTGGCCATAGCGGTTCCGTCGTTGGTTTTCCTCTTGCCATTTCAATTGCCTGAACCGGCTTTGTTAAACCTCCAATCGCTGACCGTAAGATTGGGCATATGGATGTTTTGTGTGGCCGCCGGTGTTTTTTTACTGATAATTAACCTGCAATCACTGATCAAAAAACACGAAGTCACAAAGAAATCACAGCAATTCGACCTTCTTAACGCTATTCATGAAACCCTCATACGGGAAATCGAACTGGAAAAGGTATTGGAAAAAATAATTGAACTGGCCATCAAGGCGATACCGGCGGCTGAAAAAGGCTGTGTACTTATTTTGAATGAAGAGAAACGTTATTTAGAGGTCAGGGCTCAAAAAGGATATGATGACCTACCGGCAAATTTTCATATCAAACTCGGAGAAGGATATGGGGGCGAGGCCGTATCGCAAGGAAAGAATTTTCTTATTCACGATCTCGACAAAGAAGACGCAAGATTGAGAACGATCAAGTCCTTTGCTTCAAATCGACCGCGTATTAAATCCGCAGTGACCAGCGTTTTGAAGATAAGAGATAGATTCGTCGGAACGATATCTTTGGAAAACGGCACAGTCACTCATGCCTTTACAGAACATGATCTCAAACTTTTGGCGTCTTTGGCTTCACCGGCTTCATTGGCCATCGAGAACGCCATGTTGTATGAGAGCGTCCGCAAACATTCCCGTGAACTTGAAATGCTTAATAGGGTTAATTTTGATCTAATCCAATCTCTTGATCTGCAGACGGTTCTGCAAAAGGTTATTGATTCAGCCATTACGGCCATTCCAAAAGCAAAAATGGGCACCGTTCTTCTTTTGGATGAAGAAAATAAAAATCTTGTAGTTAAAGCGTTTCGGGGATACGATCCGGAAGTTTTGAAAGGATTCGTTTTGCCCGTGGGTAAAGGCTTTTCGGGTGTTGCAGTATCCCAAAGAAAAAATTTTATCATTTCTGATTTGAGTTTGCCCTTATACAAAAAATTTTGGCTTAAGGAGGAGCAATCTGCACCGATGAAGATACGGTCGGCGATGACGGCTGTATTGCAGGTCAAAGATAAATTGATCGGCACTATCTCTCTTGAAAATCCACATGAATCGGATGTTTTTAAAGAGAACGATCTTAAAATTCTTACGTCATTTGCTTCGCAGGCCGCGATGGCAATTGAAAACGCTAAATTCTATGAGACTTTGGAAAAGGAAGTCGAACAGCGAACGTTCAAACTTCGTGAAATGAACATGAAAATTGTCGAGGCCGATCGCCTAAAATCTGAATTTCTTGCCAATATGAGTCACGAGCTCCGCACACCGCTGAATGCAATCATCGGCTTTTCAGAATTATTGCTTGATGAAACACAAGAGGAAGAAGTCAAAAACAAACGCGAATGTCTCATTGATATTCACCAAAGCGGAAAACATCTGCTTCAGTTGATCAATGACATTCTGGATCTCTCAAAAATCGAAGCGGGCAAAATGGAACTGCATCTTGAGAATTTCATATTCACGGATCTTATATATTCCGTTCAAAGAACGGTAACGCCTTTACTCGACAAGAAAGCGCAGAAATTGAAAATCGAAATTCCGAAGGACTTCCCTGTGATATTTGCCGATCCCAAGAAAATAAGGCAGGTGATGTTGAACTTGGTAAGTAATGCCATTAAGTTTTCGCCCAGTCAAACCGATATTTGCGTGACGTCATCTTATCATGAGGAAAAAAAAGGCAATGCGTTTGAGATTGTCGTGGCCGATCATGGCCGAGGCATACGTGAAGAGGACCAAAAGATTATTTTTGATGAATTTCGTCAGGTCGATGGGAGCACAACGCGTGAAGATCAGGGCACAGGCCTCGGCCTTGCACTTTGCCGCAGACTCGTCGAAATGCACGGCGGCAGGATTTGGGTCGAAAGCACATACGGACAAGGGAGCGCTTTCAAAGTTCGTATTCCGCAGAGTCAATTGAAAATGGAAGAAGTTATTGGAAATCTTCATCAGGGAGGGTCGTATTCCAGTGATTTCATTCTGGTCGTCGAAGACGACCTTCAATCGGCAAATTTGATGAAAAGATTTTTAGAACTCGAAGGGTATCGCGTGGTGAATGTACGGAACGGTAACGAAGTTCTGACCGAAGCAAAAAAAATAAGGCCGCTCGCCATCACTTTAGACATCATGCTCCCCGGCAAAGACGGCTGGGACGTTTTGCAGGAATTGAAGTCCGACAGCGTCACCCAGGCTATTCCCGTATTTATTGTATCCGTTATGGACAAAAAAGACAAGGCGTATAGTCTGCACGCCGATGATTATTTTGTCAAGCCCCTGGATCGAATACAAATGTTGAACCGTATCGGAGCATTAAAGAAACGTAACGGCGCTAAAAATCAAATCGACCGCATTATGGTCGTGGACGATGACGACAATGCTCTTTTCTTGACAACCTCTTTTTTGGAGAAAGAGGGATTTATAGTGATGAATGCCCGGGACGGGAGAAAGGCGCTTGATATGATCCGGATGGATAGGCCGGATCTGGTCATCCTCGATCTTCTGATGCCGAATATGAGCGGCTTTGAAATGATGGAGATCATGCGTAATGAAAACGAACTTAAGGATATTCCCGTGATTGTTCTGACAGCGAAGGAATTAACTCCGGAAGACCGTGAACACATGAGCGGTCAGGTTAAGAAATTTATGCAGAAAGCATCGTACAGTATTCATGACCTGCTGTATGAAATTAAAAGAGTAGTGGGCTAA
- a CDS encoding response regulator has product MESKKILLVEDNEVNMRLVKLTLKNQDYDFIEASNGEDAIDLAEELKPDLIILDIQLPKMDGYEVARTLKNTESVKHIPIIGLTAHAMKGDEERVLNAGCNAYVSKPLDTSQFRGLVKSFLFEKK; this is encoded by the coding sequence ATGGAATCAAAAAAGATCCTATTGGTGGAAGACAACGAGGTCAATATGCGGCTTGTCAAGCTGACATTAAAAAATCAGGACTACGACTTCATTGAAGCAAGTAACGGTGAGGACGCGATCGATCTTGCGGAAGAACTAAAACCGGATCTGATCATATTAGATATTCAACTTCCGAAAATGGATGGATATGAGGTTGCACGAACTCTGAAAAACACGGAATCAGTTAAACACATCCCGATCATCGGCCTCACCGCGCATGCGATGAAAGGGGACGAGGAACGCGTGCTCAATGCGGGATGTAACGCTTACGTGAGCAAGCCCCTTGACACCAGTCAATTCAGAGGTTTGGTAAAATCATTTTTATTTGAAAAAAAATAA
- a CDS encoding class I SAM-dependent methyltransferase, with protein MSMLNPWTEIPIEDYEKHMSDRNVYQLQTLSAILKSKLNKYKPSSLAVLGVGSGNGLEHVDQRATPEIYGIDINESYLRICENRYQKVLPGLHLHRCDIQNDEIPIPRVQMIACNLIFEYVHAGIVIDKICKKVTAEGVITVVIQNSNGISSISKTGIQSLNSLASIFKEVLIDDLISKFDRVGFQKAEQEAMELPNGKNFTIADFKNIVF; from the coding sequence ATGTCTATGTTGAACCCATGGACAGAGATCCCGATCGAAGACTATGAAAAGCATATGTCAGATCGCAACGTTTATCAGTTACAGACGTTGAGCGCTATTCTTAAATCCAAACTAAACAAATACAAACCCTCTTCTCTTGCAGTGTTAGGCGTAGGTTCTGGTAACGGATTGGAACACGTCGATCAACGTGCAACGCCTGAAATCTACGGAATTGACATTAATGAATCTTACTTAAGGATATGTGAGAACAGGTATCAAAAGGTTTTGCCTGGCTTGCATTTGCACAGATGTGACATCCAGAATGATGAGATTCCAATTCCAAGAGTTCAAATGATAGCCTGTAATTTGATATTTGAATATGTCCATGCGGGGATTGTGATTGACAAGATTTGTAAGAAGGTAACGGCCGAAGGGGTGATCACTGTTGTAATTCAGAATAGCAACGGCATAAGCAGTATAAGCAAAACGGGTATCCAAAGCCTAAACAGCCTAGCTTCCATATTCAAAGAAGTATTAATTGATGATCTGATTTCTAAGTTTGACCGTGTTGGCTTTCAAAAAGCTGAACAAGAAGCAATGGAATTACCCAATGGAAAAAATTTTACAATCGCTGACTTTAAAAACATTGTTTTCTGA
- a CDS encoding response regulator, whose protein sequence is MKLTIQKRLLRSILPVIASFGFGSVCPAQELEIDFERITIEQGLSQSSINCIIQDSRGFMWFGTQDGLNRYDGYNFIVYKRSSLDTFTISSNWITSLFEDVSGTIWIGTQGGGLNRFDRFTEKFVSYMHDENDPASLISNDVRSVYEDKGGTFWIGTGMGACTFDRRTGKFQRLAGENGIEQAYVSTIFEDRIGQIWFGTQGSGLYKLTNQRNRRTILHYTHQANFANSLSNDFVNAIYQDKNKTIWVGTAGGLNKLLSEETGSFISFKNDDKNPASLSFDRVQTIFEDRLGILWIGTDGGGLNCFDPRDPSRNKFVSYHQDPINLNSLSENRVYSLLEDKSGTLWIGTGGGLSKFDRKPKKFGHFKTEPYNPNSLNVSEVWCFFEDHDGILWIGTNGGGLNRFDRKNNTFSFYRNDSRNSQSISEDRVWSILQDDNGSLWIGTNGGGLNKMNLTTGIFSRYRKDPANQKSLSDNRVKVLLKSRDGIIWIGTRAGGLNKLDPVSEAFESYMNDPLNPNSISSNDIYSLFEDRDGIIWVGTFGGGLNRFDRKTGKFTVYKNDTKDPNSISSNGILSMCEDKSGNFWIGTQNGGLNKLDREKGTFAHYSREAGLPNEVVYAVLEDNQGFLWISTNKGLSRIRYDLASDNLEIRNYDLHDGLQSDEFNGGAYYKDRKGELFFGGVNGFNVFLPEEVKDNSHIPPMVLTAFKKFDRIQKLETSVSEIKEIKLSYKENVFSFEFAALDFTRPEKNQYAYKMEGFDNDWIYSGSRRYANYTNLDGGTYTFRFKGTNNDGLWNETGAAVTIVITPAFWNTWWFRVSVVLLIGWAVVGYYRSRVTAVQKQNEILEIKVEERTKSLREMNSKIIETDRLKSEFLANMSHELRTPLNAIIGFSELLQDEMKESVTPDQMQSLQDIHHSGKHLLQLINDILDLSKIEAGKMELNQEYFEVPQLLDTIKRTVAPLLDKKSQTLEIRVDGEMKIFADPNKIKQVIINLLSNAIKFSSPGTVIGIESIILHNGRQPVFQLAVKDNGRGIPKEFHDVIFDEFRQVDGSSTREDQGTGLGLALCRRLIEMHGGKIWVESELNKGSKFIFIIPQRPNGDETVLKHTIEKGDVFDSNIILIIEDDLQSANLIKRFLELEGYRTIHINNGIDALAETRKVRPLAITLDIMLPGKDGWEVLQELKSDPVTRGIPVFIVSVTDNKDLAYSLHADDYFIKPLDRDLLIEKINKLKKSKKRKKNVSQILVVDDDEKALILTGTFLEKEGFDVDRAKNGVEALRKITNSKPDLLILDLMMPQMSGFEVVDVMRQDPNLKEIPIIILTAKELTRKEKDILSGQVRCLMQKASYSTDDLLYEIKRVIG, encoded by the coding sequence ATGAAATTGACCATCCAAAAACGGTTACTCCGATCCATTTTACCGGTTATTGCGAGCTTTGGCTTCGGGTCGGTATGCCCGGCGCAAGAACTTGAAATCGACTTTGAAAGAATAACGATTGAACAGGGACTTTCACAAAGTAGTATCAATTGCATCATTCAGGACAGCCGCGGATTCATGTGGTTTGGCACACAAGACGGATTGAATCGGTATGACGGATATAATTTTATCGTGTATAAACGCAGTTCTCTGGACACTTTCACGATATCAAGCAACTGGATTACTTCCTTATTTGAAGATGTGTCCGGTACGATATGGATAGGCACCCAAGGCGGCGGTTTAAATAGATTTGACCGGTTTACAGAAAAATTTGTTTCATATATGCACGATGAAAACGACCCGGCCAGTCTAATAAGTAATGACGTGCGGTCGGTGTACGAAGATAAGGGCGGAACTTTTTGGATCGGCACCGGGATGGGCGCTTGTACTTTTGACCGCCGAACGGGTAAATTTCAACGTTTGGCAGGGGAGAACGGCATCGAACAGGCCTACGTTTCCACGATCTTTGAGGACCGGATCGGACAAATCTGGTTTGGTACGCAGGGATCCGGGTTGTATAAACTTACAAACCAACGGAATCGCAGAACTATTCTGCATTATACACATCAAGCAAATTTTGCAAATAGTTTAAGTAATGATTTTGTAAACGCAATATATCAGGACAAAAATAAGACCATTTGGGTCGGTACAGCGGGCGGGCTTAATAAATTGCTTTCTGAAGAGACCGGCAGTTTTATTTCATTTAAGAATGACGATAAAAACCCTGCAAGCTTGTCGTTTGATCGCGTTCAGACGATCTTTGAAGATCGACTTGGCATACTCTGGATAGGCACGGACGGCGGAGGGCTTAATTGTTTTGACCCGCGTGATCCATCGCGAAATAAGTTCGTTAGTTATCATCAAGATCCGATTAACCTAAATAGTCTTAGTGAAAACCGCGTCTACAGTCTCCTCGAAGACAAATCCGGAACATTGTGGATCGGGACAGGCGGAGGATTAAGTAAGTTTGACCGAAAGCCGAAAAAATTTGGACATTTTAAAACGGAGCCATACAACCCCAACAGTCTTAACGTGAGCGAAGTATGGTGTTTTTTTGAAGATCATGACGGCATTCTTTGGATCGGAACCAATGGCGGGGGATTGAATCGTTTCGACAGGAAAAACAACACCTTTTCATTTTACCGTAACGATTCGAGGAATAGCCAGAGCATCAGCGAAGACCGCGTTTGGTCCATTCTGCAGGACGATAATGGATCGCTTTGGATCGGAACCAATGGCGGCGGACTAAATAAGATGAATCTTACTACTGGAATCTTTTCCAGATACCGCAAGGATCCCGCAAATCAGAAAAGCTTAAGCGATAACCGCGTCAAAGTTCTTTTGAAGAGTCGGGACGGTATTATTTGGATTGGTACGCGCGCCGGTGGGCTTAACAAGCTTGATCCGGTGTCTGAAGCATTTGAATCCTATATGAATGATCCATTGAATCCAAATAGCATCAGTAGTAACGATATTTATTCATTATTTGAAGATCGCGACGGTATTATATGGGTTGGCACTTTTGGCGGAGGTCTTAATAGGTTTGACCGTAAAACAGGGAAATTTACAGTTTATAAAAACGATACTAAGGATCCGAACTCGATCAGTTCCAACGGCATCCTCAGTATGTGCGAAGACAAAAGCGGAAATTTTTGGATTGGAACTCAGAACGGCGGGTTAAATAAATTAGACCGGGAGAAAGGTACTTTCGCACATTATTCACGGGAAGCAGGATTACCTAACGAGGTCGTGTATGCTGTACTTGAAGATAATCAGGGTTTCCTGTGGATCAGCACTAATAAGGGGTTATCCCGTATTCGGTACGACCTTGCTTCAGACAATCTGGAAATACGCAACTACGATCTGCATGACGGTTTGCAAAGCGACGAATTTAACGGCGGCGCTTATTATAAAGACCGCAAAGGTGAACTGTTTTTCGGCGGAGTGAATGGTTTTAATGTATTTCTTCCGGAAGAGGTGAAAGACAACTCGCATATACCGCCCATGGTTCTGACTGCATTTAAGAAATTTGACCGAATTCAAAAACTGGAGACCTCCGTTTCTGAAATCAAAGAAATTAAATTGTCTTATAAGGAAAATGTTTTTTCTTTTGAATTTGCCGCTCTTGATTTTACTAGGCCGGAGAAAAATCAATACGCTTATAAAATGGAGGGCTTCGACAATGACTGGATATACTCCGGTTCACGCCGTTATGCGAACTATACCAATCTGGACGGCGGGACGTACACGTTTAGATTCAAAGGCACGAATAACGACGGGTTATGGAATGAAACCGGCGCTGCCGTTACGATCGTGATCACTCCTGCTTTTTGGAATACCTGGTGGTTCAGGGTATCGGTTGTATTGTTGATCGGTTGGGCGGTCGTAGGGTATTACCGCTCCAGGGTAACTGCGGTTCAGAAGCAAAATGAAATTCTCGAAATAAAAGTGGAGGAACGCACGAAATCGCTTCGCGAAATGAACTCTAAAATCATAGAAACGGACAGGCTAAAGTCAGAATTTCTCGCCAATATGAGTCACGAACTTCGCACACCGCTGAATGCGATCATCGGTTTTTCTGAATTGCTTCAGGATGAAATGAAAGAAAGCGTGACGCCGGATCAAATGCAAAGTTTGCAGGACATTCACCACAGCGGTAAACATCTTTTACAGCTGATTAATGATATTCTAGACCTGTCTAAGATCGAGGCGGGCAAAATGGAATTAAATCAGGAGTATTTTGAAGTACCGCAGTTACTCGACACAATCAAACGTACCGTCGCGCCGTTATTGGATAAGAAGAGCCAGACGCTGGAAATACGGGTCGATGGAGAAATGAAAATTTTTGCCGACCCGAATAAAATTAAACAAGTCATTATCAATTTGCTAAGTAACGCGATCAAGTTTTCTTCTCCAGGCACCGTGATCGGAATAGAATCCATTATTCTTCATAACGGCCGGCAACCGGTTTTTCAATTAGCTGTAAAGGATAACGGCCGAGGTATTCCGAAGGAATTTCACGATGTAATTTTCGACGAATTTCGCCAGGTCGACGGGAGTAGTACACGGGAAGATCAGGGAACGGGCCTTGGCCTTGCTTTGTGCCGCAGACTGATTGAAATGCACGGCGGGAAAATATGGGTTGAAAGTGAATTGAACAAAGGAAGCAAATTCATTTTCATCATTCCACAACGTCCCAACGGCGATGAAACAGTTCTTAAACATACGATCGAAAAAGGAGATGTGTTTGACAGTAATATCATATTAATTATCGAAGATGACTTGCAGTCGGCGAACCTGATCAAACGCTTTCTGGAATTGGAAGGATACAGGACAATTCACATAAATAACGGTATTGACGCGCTCGCCGAGACCAGAAAAGTACGGCCCTTGGCGATTACGCTGGATATCATGCTGCCGGGTAAGGACGGGTGGGAAGTATTGCAGGAATTAAAATCCGATCCTGTGACGCGGGGAATTCCAGTATTTATCGTTTCCGTAACTGACAATAAAGACTTGGCATACAGCCTGCATGCGGATGATTATTTTATTAAGCCGCTTGATCGCGACTTGCTGATCGAGAAAATTAACAAGCTAAAAAAGTCGAAAAAGCGTAAGAAAAATGTATCTCAAATATTAGTCGTAGATGACGATGAGAAGGCGTTAATTTTGACAGGAACATTTCTTGAGAAAGAGGGATTTGACGTTGATCGCGCTAAAAATGGCGTAGAAGCACTGCGGAAAATTACTAACAGCAAGCCCGATCTGTTGATTTTGGATCTGATGATGCCTCAGATGAGCGGCTTCGAAGTGGTGGACGTGATGCGGCAGGATCCTAATCTGAAGGAAATTCCGATCATCATACTCACCGCTAAAGAACTAACGAGAAAAGAAAAAGATATTCTCAGCGGACAAGTTCGCTGCCTCATGCAGAAAGCATCATACAGTACCGACGATCTTTTGTACGAAATAAAGCGTGTAATCGGATAG
- a CDS encoding HAMP domain-containing protein produces the protein MTLKFRDKLILLVLVILIIAGTSYFFVSVQLAKRIESDIVDRLSRSNVTYEEFNNSYFNQLILQSRSVSDNPKFAAQLSTGDKATVQQGLDETNRINGFNSDIFVALSPSGEVLAYVGTEMKSNINLSQRPEISGALSGIDNGGFWEENGKLIRVAASPTIANDQVLGAIALGYEVSDTVAAVISKVTTSHIAFLVSNKIVATNMYDKRQELFDQFQQHKSELDHAMIKKTSSSAFKFMVGEEKYLGVASPVFASPGTEGEDKKVIATYVFFNSLDKALEPLVDSRKLMLIIGLGVAAIALFIGIVISHGVARPVALLANATREIAAGNLDFEVKVKSKDEIGLLASSFNEMTKGLKQKKRVEGLFGKYLSPDVAKKVLAEQSIDGILKGEKAMLSVLFTDIRGFTPMSRGMDPQALINLLNSHFDESIDIIDRYGGTLDKFIGDAILAFFGAPVHYDDFFMRAINAAVQMQRAVEKFNFQRKIEGKDPIHIGIGINSGDVIVGNIGSNKRLEYTVIGETVNIANRLCSVAKKGQIIISQSTYDLLPNKEIASAIEQVVLKGVTEPVTVYEILWKG, from the coding sequence ATGACCCTCAAATTCAGAGACAAGCTCATACTACTTGTTCTGGTTATATTGATCATAGCCGGAACATCTTATTTCTTCGTATCCGTGCAGTTGGCTAAGCGCATTGAAAGCGACATTGTCGACCGGCTTTCCCGCAGCAATGTTACCTACGAAGAATTTAACAACAGCTATTTCAATCAGCTTATTCTGCAATCCCGCAGCGTGTCCGACAACCCGAAATTCGCCGCTCAGCTCAGCACCGGCGATAAAGCCACGGTACAACAGGGTCTTGATGAAACCAACAGGATTAATGGTTTTAATTCGGATATCTTTGTTGCGCTAAGTCCCTCCGGAGAGGTGTTGGCGTACGTAGGAACTGAGATGAAGTCGAATATAAATCTGTCACAGCGACCTGAAATCAGCGGCGCCCTCAGCGGAATTGACAACGGCGGTTTTTGGGAGGAAAACGGAAAATTGATTCGCGTGGCCGCATCGCCGACCATAGCCAACGATCAGGTTCTTGGCGCTATCGCATTGGGCTATGAGGTCTCCGATACGGTAGCTGCTGTCATTTCAAAAGTAACAACCAGCCATATCGCATTCCTTGTCAGCAACAAAATTGTTGCAACCAATATGTATGATAAACGACAAGAATTATTTGACCAATTCCAGCAGCATAAATCCGAACTGGATCACGCGATGATCAAAAAAACATCCAGTTCTGCATTTAAATTTATGGTCGGCGAAGAAAAATATTTGGGGGTAGCTTCCCCGGTATTTGCATCGCCGGGTACCGAAGGCGAAGATAAGAAAGTTATCGCAACTTACGTGTTCTTTAATTCTCTCGACAAAGCGCTCGAACCGCTGGTTGATTCGCGGAAACTGATGCTCATAATCGGATTGGGCGTTGCTGCTATTGCATTATTTATCGGCATCGTTATTTCACATGGCGTAGCGCGCCCCGTGGCCTTACTTGCGAATGCGACCCGGGAAATTGCAGCCGGGAACTTAGATTTCGAAGTAAAAGTAAAAAGCAAGGATGAGATCGGGCTTCTGGCTTCGTCATTTAATGAAATGACCAAAGGACTGAAACAAAAGAAACGCGTCGAAGGACTCTTCGGGAAATATTTATCGCCTGACGTGGCAAAAAAAGTATTGGCGGAACAATCCATCGACGGCATTTTGAAGGGCGAAAAAGCCATGCTGAGCGTTTTGTTTACAGATATTCGCGGTTTCACGCCAATGTCGCGCGGCATGGACCCTCAGGCGCTGATCAATTTACTCAATTCCCATTTCGACGAAAGCATCGATATTATCGATCGTTACGGAGGCACGTTAGACAAATTCATCGGCGATGCGATCCTGGCTTTTTTTGGCGCGCCGGTTCACTATGACGATTTTTTTATGCGTGCAATTAATGCCGCCGTGCAAATGCAACGCGCAGTCGAAAAATTTAATTTCCAGCGTAAAATCGAAGGAAAAGATCCCATTCATATCGGTATCGGCATTAATTCCGGCGATGTCATTGTCGGAAATATCGGTTCAAATAAGCGGCTGGAATATACGGTCATTGGCGAAACGGTGAATATTGCCAATCGTCTTTGCAGTGTTGCAAAGAAGGGACAAATCATCATCAGCCAGTCGACGTATGATCTTCTGCCGAACAAAGAAATCGCTTCCGCCATTGAACAGGTCGTTTTGAAGGGCGTAACGGAACCGGTCACGGTGTATGAGATCTTATGGAAAGGTTGA